The following proteins come from a genomic window of Sardina pilchardus chromosome 13, fSarPil1.1, whole genome shotgun sequence:
- the ets1 gene encoding protein C-ets-1 isoform X1 — protein sequence MRQSGGMAMAMPMSQPAQLPAACHPQQMYPPRPLYAQDGTLQEVPNGPEFCPTVDLDCGDMPLLTPGSKEMMSQALKATFSGFTKEQQRLGIPKDPRQWTEDHVREWLTWTVNEFTLKNVDFHKFCMNGASLCALGKDRFLDLAPDFVGDILWEHLEMLQKEETKHFPINGLTSSFQESRYTSDYFVSYGIEHAQCVPPSEYTEPGFITESYQTLHPISSEDLLSLKFENESYPNVILRDTPLNPLQGDYFPIKQEVVSPDNMCVGRMSRGKLGGQDSFESIDSFESCDRLTQSWSSQSSFSSLQRVPSYDSFDSEEYPSALHSHKPKGTFKDYVRERSDLSKDKPVIPAAALAGYTGSGPIQLWQFLLELLTDKSCQSFISWTGDGWEFKLSDPDEVARRWGKRKNKPKMNYEKLSRGLRYYYDKNIIHKTSGKRYVYRFVCDLKSLLGYTPEELHAMLDVKPDNDE from the exons AGGCAAAGTGGTGGCATGGCCATGGCGATGCCCATGAGTCAGCCTGCCCAGCTGCCTGCCGCGTGCCACCCCCAGCAGATGTACCCGCCCAGGCCTCTTTACGCCCAGGATGGCACTCTCCAGGAGGTCCCCAACGGCCCCGAGTTTTGCCCAACAg tggaCCTGGACTGCGGGGATATGCCGCTCCTCACGCCCGGAAGCAAGGAGATGATGTCACAGGCTCTCAAAGCCACCTTCAGCGGCTTCACCAAGGAACAGCAGAGACTGGGAATCCCCAAAg ATCCCAGACAGTGGACAGAGGATCATGTCAGGGAGTGGCTGACATGGACAGTGAACGAGTTCACCCTGAAGAACGTGGACTTCCACAAGTTCTGCATGAACGGGGCCAGCCTGTGTGCGCTAGGGAAGGACCGCTTCCTCGACCTCGCCCCCGACTTTGTTGGGGACATCCTTTGGGAACATCTTGAAATGCTGCAGAAAG AAGAGACAAAGCATTTCCCAATCAACGGCTTGACCTCCAGCTTCCAGGAATCCCGCTATACCTCAGACTACTTTGTCA GCTATGGCATTGAGCATGCCCAATGTGTGCCGCCCTCAGAGTACACAGAACCTGGCTTCATCACAGAGTCCTACCAGACCCTGCACCCAATCAGCTCAGAGGACCTGCTGTCACTCAAATTCGAGAACGAATCGTACCCCAACGTCATCCTGCGGGACACGCCCCTGAACCCGCTGCAGGGGGATTACTTTCCCATCAAACAGGAGGTCGTCTCCCCCGACAACATGTGTGTGGGCCGCATGAGCAGAG GGAAGCTGGGCGGTCAGGACTCGTTTGAGAGCATCGACAGCTTCGAGAGCTGCGACCGCCTGACGCAGTCCTGGAGCAGCCAGTCGTCCTTCAGCAGCCTGCAGCGCGTGCCCTCCTACGACAGCTTCGACTCGGAGGAGTACCCCAGCGCCCTGCACAGCCACAAGCCCAAGGGCACCTTCAAGGACTACGTGCGCGAGCGCTCGGACCTGAGCAAGGACAAGCCCGTCATCCCAGCCGCCGCGCTGGCCGGCTACACAG GCAGCGGACCCATACAGCTGTGGCAGTTTCTCCTGGAGCTTCTGACCGACAAGTCCTGCCAGTCCTTCATCAGCTGGACGGGAGATGGCTGGGAGTTCAAGCTCTCCGACCCAGATGAG GTGGCGCGCAGGTGGGGAAAGAGGAAAAACAAGCCCAAGATGAACTACGAGAAGCTGAGTCGAGGCCTGCGTTACTACTACGACAAGAACATCATCCACAAGACGTCGGGAAAGCGCTACGTCTACCGCTTCGTTTGTGACTTGAAAAGCCTGCTCGGCTACACGCCCGAGGAGCTACACGCCATGTTGGACGTTAAGCCCGACAACGACGAGTGA
- the ets1 gene encoding protein C-ets-1 isoform X2, translated as MIMTAAVDMKPTLTIIKSEKVEVDLDCGDMPLLTPGSKEMMSQALKATFSGFTKEQQRLGIPKDPRQWTEDHVREWLTWTVNEFTLKNVDFHKFCMNGASLCALGKDRFLDLAPDFVGDILWEHLEMLQKEETKHFPINGLTSSFQESRYTSDYFVSYGIEHAQCVPPSEYTEPGFITESYQTLHPISSEDLLSLKFENESYPNVILRDTPLNPLQGDYFPIKQEVVSPDNMCVGRMSRGKLGGQDSFESIDSFESCDRLTQSWSSQSSFSSLQRVPSYDSFDSEEYPSALHSHKPKGTFKDYVRERSDLSKDKPVIPAAALAGYTGSGPIQLWQFLLELLTDKSCQSFISWTGDGWEFKLSDPDEVARRWGKRKNKPKMNYEKLSRGLRYYYDKNIIHKTSGKRYVYRFVCDLKSLLGYTPEELHAMLDVKPDNDE; from the exons ATGATCATGACGGCAGCTGTTGATATGAAACCAACGTTAACCATAATAAAATCTGAGAAAGTGGAAG tggaCCTGGACTGCGGGGATATGCCGCTCCTCACGCCCGGAAGCAAGGAGATGATGTCACAGGCTCTCAAAGCCACCTTCAGCGGCTTCACCAAGGAACAGCAGAGACTGGGAATCCCCAAAg ATCCCAGACAGTGGACAGAGGATCATGTCAGGGAGTGGCTGACATGGACAGTGAACGAGTTCACCCTGAAGAACGTGGACTTCCACAAGTTCTGCATGAACGGGGCCAGCCTGTGTGCGCTAGGGAAGGACCGCTTCCTCGACCTCGCCCCCGACTTTGTTGGGGACATCCTTTGGGAACATCTTGAAATGCTGCAGAAAG AAGAGACAAAGCATTTCCCAATCAACGGCTTGACCTCCAGCTTCCAGGAATCCCGCTATACCTCAGACTACTTTGTCA GCTATGGCATTGAGCATGCCCAATGTGTGCCGCCCTCAGAGTACACAGAACCTGGCTTCATCACAGAGTCCTACCAGACCCTGCACCCAATCAGCTCAGAGGACCTGCTGTCACTCAAATTCGAGAACGAATCGTACCCCAACGTCATCCTGCGGGACACGCCCCTGAACCCGCTGCAGGGGGATTACTTTCCCATCAAACAGGAGGTCGTCTCCCCCGACAACATGTGTGTGGGCCGCATGAGCAGAG GGAAGCTGGGCGGTCAGGACTCGTTTGAGAGCATCGACAGCTTCGAGAGCTGCGACCGCCTGACGCAGTCCTGGAGCAGCCAGTCGTCCTTCAGCAGCCTGCAGCGCGTGCCCTCCTACGACAGCTTCGACTCGGAGGAGTACCCCAGCGCCCTGCACAGCCACAAGCCCAAGGGCACCTTCAAGGACTACGTGCGCGAGCGCTCGGACCTGAGCAAGGACAAGCCCGTCATCCCAGCCGCCGCGCTGGCCGGCTACACAG GCAGCGGACCCATACAGCTGTGGCAGTTTCTCCTGGAGCTTCTGACCGACAAGTCCTGCCAGTCCTTCATCAGCTGGACGGGAGATGGCTGGGAGTTCAAGCTCTCCGACCCAGATGAG GTGGCGCGCAGGTGGGGAAAGAGGAAAAACAAGCCCAAGATGAACTACGAGAAGCTGAGTCGAGGCCTGCGTTACTACTACGACAAGAACATCATCCACAAGACGTCGGGAAAGCGCTACGTCTACCGCTTCGTTTGTGACTTGAAAAGCCTGCTCGGCTACACGCCCGAGGAGCTACACGCCATGTTGGACGTTAAGCCCGACAACGACGAGTGA